The nucleotide window gttattgttctcatgtccgttggtggtgtgagtacctatgcgttggtgcagctgttatgctgcgtgctttatatattgtgtattacgGGTATCGTCCCGTGTGGTTCAACAAGGTTTACACTCGCACTTTTGTTTGGGTACACAccagtgtttttgtatacgtgtttgttttgggtgtgtTAAAAACCACTAttgtgtattcctgcgcctgtctccaaatcctttataccagcgtgacaaaaattgtcatttacaacattaacaatgtctacactgtatttctgatcaatttgatgttattttaaatggacaaaaaaatggtatttctttcaaaaacaaggacatttctaagtgtttACTCAAATCAtgatttttaaatgtttattttcagTACCTATGAATAGACTTAAAACACTGTGAAATAAAGTTTCACCAAATTCTCAATTTGTGCCACACCTTAAATGTGCTATGTTCGCTCCATTCTCCCTACGGCTTTCTGATTCAAGAGGGGAAATAGAATTCTGAGGAAGATTAATGGTGCAATATCTGTTATGACGATAAATGTCTCAGCccaaaaaaaatgtgtttaacctttatttaaataggcaagtcagttaagaacaaattgttatttacaacgacggcctaggaacagtgttcaggggcagaacgacagatttttacctttttaGCTAGGGGATACCTGCCGCCCACTGATAATCCTGATTTTATTTTAAGTAATACGATTTGAATAATCTAATGTTTACTCAAATCAtgatttttaaatgtttattttcagTACCTATGAATAGACTTAAAACACTGTGAAATAaagtttctaagtgaccccaaacttttgaacagtagtgtatattcaCAAATTGAATGTGAGGTTGGGGTGAATAATAAATGatttaagtgattgatagtttgtattcagcagtcataaaataaTTCCTTGTTTACGTTGATGAactactaaaataatgattttgtcagacagcataggcagcatcTCTATagatgacttggaattaaataaagTCACAGAAAACTTAAACAAGGGATATTTTTTAAACAGTCTTCCTCCATACATTTGAAATGATAAACACAGCAAGTGAATATTAATACTGTATTTAATCACATCGTGTACAGTACAGTTGAAGGGTGTTCTAAAACCTCATATAGAAACAGAAAGTATTTCCCCTTAACCTCGTAGAGAAACAAACAGTGTTTACCCAATTCCTGGAAAAATGATGCTCCAATTTCCCAAAACACTCATATAGAAACCGAAAGTCTATGGGTAGTACACTCAGAGAAAAATGTGGTTTAGAGATCAATGCCCTGTGGGCGGGGTTTCAGATGTCATTGGGCTATACATTATAGCTAGACCTAGCAACACTGCTCATTTTAAAGCAAGAGACTGATCAAATTTCTCTAAGCTCCTACTCACTTCTTTGCTACGGACACCTGCTCTGCAATTATGCAGGACAAGGAGTTAGTTTGTGAAGCGCTATCTGCACTCTTAGGGAAGTGTATAAAGCATGGAATCAATCCAAATATGTCTCTTCTCGACTTTCACCACAGATTCTTCTTAGCACATCATTATTCTGACGTCGAAGAAGAGTTCTTCATAGATGTAGAAGAGTTCTTTGACCATCGGTTTGACTACGACTACACCAATATGACTACATCGCCCGGGTGCATGAGGGGAGATGAGCCATACCAACGTCCATTTGGGTGGTATCGAATGGCTGTGAAGGTTCTGGATAAATACCCGGATAGGAATTGGCTGGGCCCAAATGGATGGAGAAGTGAGTCTGCACCGGGTGAGTGGCCTGTCTCCTTCCATGGAACCAGTAAAGATGGAGCCAGAGGCATCATCAGCTGTCACTACGAAGCGGGAAAAAGGCAGCTGTACGGGAGAGGAATCTACTCAACCCCAGTTTTACGTATTGCCACGGACTACTATTCCACTATTTTTAAAtcaaagaagaatgggaaaagCTACAAAGTGGTAATGCAGAACAGGATCAatccaaaggagagagagaaatgtaaaAGGGATGAATTCTGGCTAGTTCGTGTTCCAGAAAATACatcgaaggaggaagagaagaggataGTGGAGCGCTCCATTCGCCCATACGGCATCCTGATTCAAGAGGTGGAATAGGACTCTGAGGAAGATAAACGCTCCCTCTTGAGTTAAATGTCTCGGCATAATCCAGATTATTTTAAAATGTTACGATTTCAATAATCGAATATTTACTCAAATCATCATGTGttcatttgttgtattatttactTTACATATGAAGAGATTTATAACAGTATGAAATAAAGTTTCACCAAATTCTCAACTTGTGCCACACCTTAAATGTGCTATGTTCGCTCCATTCTCCCCTACGGCTTTCTGATTCAAGAGGGGAAATAGAATTCTGAGGAAGATTAATGGTGCAATATCTGTTATGACGAACATTACAAGGCAACCagtagcataccaccctgcataccaccctgcataccactgttggcttgcttctgaagctaagcagggtcggtcctggtcagtccctggatgggagaccagatgctgctggaagtggtgttggagggccagtaggaggcactctttcctctggtctaaaaaatatcccaatgccccagggcagtgattggggacactgccctgtgtagggtgccgtctttcggatgggacgttaaacgggtgtcctgactctctgaggtcattaaagatcccatggcacttatcgtaagagtaggggtgttaaccccggtgtcctggctaaattcccaatctggccctcaaaccattttggtcacctaataatccccagtttataattggctcattcatccccctcctctcccctgtaactattccccaggtcgttgctgcaaatgagaacgtgttctcagtcaatttacctggtaaaataacggtaaaataaataaataaaccccTGCGCTCACTTTGAGTTAAATGTCTCAGCCCCAAAAAatgtgtttaacctttatttaactaggcaagtcagttaagaacaaattgttatttacgacgacggcctaggaacagtgttcaggggcagaacgacagatttttaccttgtcagctaggggatACCTGCCGCCCACTGATAATCCTGATTTTATTTTAAGTAATACGATTTGAATAATCTAATGTTTACTCAAATCATGATTTTTTAACTGTTTATTTTCAGTACCTATGAATAGACTTAAAACACTGTGAAATAAAGTTTCACCAAATTCTCAACTTGTGACACGCCTTAAATTCCATCCCAACCTCATATTTAATTCGTCCATATATGTAcataatgtatttcagcagatttcgtgcatTTGTGCATTTTTGTGTGGTTTAATTCGTGAGAtatttaatttaaagacccttgctcccttctgtctcaacgtagactttgatctgactCTTGTGAttcttgtgattttgctattgtaaatgtttgtaggccgATGTAggcaaattgtatctatgatcgtattCCATTCATTTATGGtttttgtatgctattttaatTAACTAATGATATCcggccacacccggccatgattacagacacctgtgtgtgtgctttgacactatataaactagtcacctcgcagtgtttgtcattatacccttaTGAAAACAGCTTGTCcgtcgaaacgttggat belongs to Salvelinus alpinus chromosome 28, SLU_Salpinus.1, whole genome shotgun sequence and includes:
- the LOC139557797 gene encoding uncharacterized protein; this encodes MQDKELVCEALSALLGKCIKHGINPNMSLLDFHHRFFLAHHYSDVEEEFFIDVEEFFDHRFDYDYTNMTTSPGCMRGDEPYQRPFGWYRMAVKVLDKYPDRNWLGPNGWRSESAPGEWPVSFHGTSKDGARGIISCHYEAGKRQLYGRGIYSTPVLRIATDYYSTIFKSKKNGKSYKVVMQNRINPKEREKCKRDEFWLVRVPENTSKEEEKRIVERSIRPYGILIQEVE